Proteins encoded by one window of Pempheris klunzingeri isolate RE-2024b chromosome 14, fPemKlu1.hap1, whole genome shotgun sequence:
- the angptl5 gene encoding angiopoietin-related protein 5, giving the protein MTWITAVLLLLLPHRLSSTDSGTNSHFSQSEKASEEFSDAPIRGQKPLGEVKGRDTCSIPCDLTFKLLRDEKHSVCGQLQLSLLAFGRSTRVLIRDVMEEQQRALDILSTQVTELMNKVQTLSSEVQRSNTEMYSVKPVQSHGRDCSDIKDSLLSVVPKIPSGIYIIHPDNTDSSFEVFCEMDYMGGGWTVMQRRTDGLTDFKRPWAAHADGFGHLAGEHWLGLKKVYHIINQKDTRFQLHIALVSSDDVTSYASYDDFRLDSETQFFSIHLGRYAGSAGDAFRGYDQDQNQDTAPFSASDVDNDGCNPFCSINNHTVESCSTQHNQTGWWFNQCGLANLNGSPDDAERNQGQRMHILWDTWRHNGVPHNIKSVTMKIRRIATNN; this is encoded by the exons GACTCAGGAACCAACAGTcatttcagccaatcagaaaagGCCAGTGAGGAATTCTCCGATGCTCCCATCAGAGGCCAGAAACCTTTgggagaggtcaaaggtcgggACACATGCTCCATCCCGTGTGACCTCACCTTCAAGCTGCTACGAGATGAGAAGCATTCAGTCTGTG gccAGTTACAGCTGTCTCTGTTGGCGTTCGGACGCAGCACCCGAGTGCTGATCAGGGATgtgatggaggagcagcagagagcccTGGACATCCTCAGCACTCAG GTCACGGAGCTGATGAACAAAGTGCAGACGCTCAGCTCCGAGGTTCAGAGGAGCAACACTGAGATGTACTCCGTCAAACCTGTGCAATCCCACG GACGAGACTGTAGCGACATCAAGGACAGTCTCCTGTCAGTCGTCCCCAAGATCCCCAGTGGGATTTACATCATCCACCCAGACAACACTGACTCCTCATTTGAG GTGTTCTGTGAGATGGACTACATGGGAGGCGGATGGACGGTGATGCAGCGGAGGACTGACGGGTTGACCGACTTCAAACGACCCTGGGCGGCTCATGCTGATGGCTTTGGGCATCTTGCAG GAGAGCATTGGTTGGGTCTGAAGAAGGTCTATCATATAATAAACCAGAAAGATACTCGGTTTCAACTTCACATCGCTCTGGTCTCCAGTGATGACGTCACCTCTTATGCATCATATGATGATTTCCGCCTGGACAGTGAAACCCAGTTCTTCAGCATACACCTGGGCAGATATGCAGGCAGCGCAG GTGATGCATTTCGCGGCTACGACCAGGATCAGAACCAGGACACGGCTCCATTCAGCGCCTCGGATGTGGACAACGACGGCTGTAATCCTTtctgctccatcaacaaccaCACGGTGGAGAGCTGCAGCACTCAGCACAACCAGACAGGGTGGTGGTTCAACCAGTGCGGCCTGGCAAACCTCAACGGCTCTCCGGACGATGCTGAGCGGAACCAGGGGCAGAGGATGCACATCCTGTGGGACACCTGGAGACACAACGGGGTCCCTCACAACATCAAGTCTGTCACGATGAAGATCAGGAGGATTGCAACCAATAattga